The following coding sequences lie in one Methylomicrobium agile genomic window:
- the adk gene encoding adenylate kinase has translation MRIILLGSPGSGKGTQAQFITQKYGIPQISTGDMLRAAVRAGTPLGIEAKKVMDAGGLVSDDIILGLIKERIAQDDCNTGFLLDGFPRTIAQAEGLKAMGIDVTHVVEIAVDDEEIVKRMAGRRVHPASGRSYHVIFNPPKVDHVDDVTGEPLIQRDDDKEETVRKRLQVYHEQTKPLVGYYSAEGQTAKFTTIAGIGDVGEITAKLFAVLD, from the coding sequence ATGCGCATTATTCTTTTAGGGAGTCCGGGGTCCGGCAAGGGAACTCAGGCTCAATTCATCACTCAAAAATACGGCATTCCCCAGATTTCGACGGGCGATATGCTGCGTGCCGCGGTCAGAGCGGGAACGCCTTTGGGGATTGAAGCCAAAAAAGTGATGGATGCGGGCGGCTTGGTGTCGGACGACATCATCCTGGGACTGATCAAGGAGCGCATCGCCCAGGATGACTGCAACACGGGTTTCCTGCTGGACGGGTTTCCGCGCACGATCGCACAGGCCGAAGGTTTGAAGGCAATGGGCATCGACGTTACCCATGTTGTCGAAATCGCCGTCGACGACGAGGAAATCGTCAAGCGGATGGCCGGCCGGCGCGTGCATCCTGCCTCGGGACGCAGCTACCATGTGATTTTCAATCCGCCGAAAGTCGATCATGTCGATGACGTGACCGGCGAGCCGCTGATCCAGCGCGACGACGATAAGGAAGAGACGGTCCGCAAGCGTCTCCAGGTTTATCACGAACAGACCAAGCCGCTGGTCGGGTATTATTCCGCCGAGGGTCAAACCGCCAAATTCACCACGATTGCCGGCATCGGCGATGTCGGAGAAATTACCGCCAAACTGTTTGCCGTCCTCGATTGA
- a CDS encoding HlyC/CorC family transporter: MNDLPLGLLWALLALMLVLSSFFSGSETALMMLNRYRLKHLVKLKHKGATKAHRLLQRPDRLISLILLGNVFVNIAASSIATVIAIRLYGEDESVITIAAILLTIVVLIFSEVTPKTLAAVKPEALAFPAAWIYVPLLKAAYPLVLSINLTANLLLRMVGVQVSKNSHETLNKEELRSIVTEAESLIPSRYQKMLLGILDLESATVEDIMTPRNEIYGIDLELPIEDIVNQIRNSPHTRLPVYKKSIDRVVGFLHLRNVLVKINQENFDKQMLMNALIKPAFIPDSTPIHNQIQHFKMEKLRIGLVVDEYGDVQGLVTLDDLLQEIVGELVTDEMTVKKQADGSYLVDAGITIRELNRLMQWELPTEGPKTLNGLIIEFMETIPEEGTSIKLHGYPLEIIQSDQNAVKLVKFLIER, from the coding sequence TTGAACGACTTACCTCTCGGTTTACTTTGGGCCTTGCTGGCCCTGATGCTCGTCTTATCCTCATTTTTTTCCGGCTCCGAGACCGCATTGATGATGCTGAACCGGTATCGGCTGAAGCATCTGGTCAAATTGAAGCATAAAGGCGCCACCAAGGCCCACCGACTGCTGCAGCGCCCCGACCGTTTGATCAGCCTGATCCTGCTCGGGAATGTCTTCGTGAATATCGCCGCCTCCTCGATCGCCACGGTGATTGCGATCCGGCTCTATGGCGAAGACGAATCGGTCATTACGATTGCGGCGATTCTGCTGACGATCGTGGTGTTGATCTTTTCCGAAGTGACGCCGAAAACCCTGGCCGCGGTAAAGCCCGAAGCGCTGGCGTTTCCGGCCGCCTGGATCTACGTCCCGCTCCTGAAAGCCGCTTACCCGCTGGTATTGAGCATCAACCTGACCGCGAACCTGCTGCTTCGGATGGTCGGCGTCCAGGTCAGCAAGAACAGCCACGAAACCCTGAACAAGGAAGAACTGCGCAGCATCGTCACCGAAGCGGAAAGCCTGATTCCCTCGCGCTACCAGAAAATGCTGCTGGGCATTCTCGATCTCGAATCGGCGACGGTCGAAGACATCATGACGCCGCGCAACGAAATCTACGGAATCGACCTGGAGCTGCCGATCGAAGACATCGTCAACCAGATCAGGAACAGCCCGCATACGCGCTTGCCGGTATATAAGAAAAGCATCGACCGGGTCGTCGGATTCTTACACCTGCGCAATGTGCTGGTAAAAATCAATCAGGAGAATTTCGACAAACAGATGCTGATGAATGCGTTGATCAAACCGGCCTTCATTCCGGACAGCACGCCGATCCACAACCAGATTCAGCACTTTAAGATGGAAAAGCTACGAATCGGCCTGGTGGTCGACGAGTACGGCGACGTGCAGGGGCTTGTAACCCTCGACGACTTGCTGCAGGAAATCGTCGGCGAACTGGTCACCGACGAAATGACCGTCAAGAAACAGGCCGACGGCAGCTATCTGGTCGATGCCGGCATCACGATCCGGGAACTGAACCGGCTGATGCAATGGGAACTGCCGACCGAAGGCCCTAAAACGTTGAACGGCCTAATCATCGAATTCATGGAAACAATCCCCGAAGAAGGTACCAGCATCAAATTGCACGGCTATCCGCTGGAAATCATTCAAAGCGACCAGAACGCGGTCAAGCTGGTCAAATTCTTAATCGAACGGTAA
- a CDS encoding YnfA family protein, with translation MFEIKTVALFFVTALSEILGCYLPYLWLKENKSPWLLVPAAISLALFAWLLSLHPTAAGRVYAAYGGIYIFVAVMWLWVVDGIKPSVWDLTGSLIALCGMAVILFAPKHG, from the coding sequence ATGTTTGAGATCAAGACTGTCGCCCTGTTTTTTGTCACCGCCCTGTCCGAGATCCTGGGTTGCTATTTGCCTTATCTCTGGCTCAAGGAAAACAAGTCGCCGTGGTTGCTGGTTCCGGCAGCGATCAGCCTCGCCCTGTTTGCCTGGCTGCTGTCGTTGCACCCGACTGCGGCCGGCCGGGTATATGCCGCCTACGGCGGCATCTATATTTTTGTCGCGGTCATGTGGTTATGGGTGGTCGATGGAATCAAACCTTCGGTGTGGGACCTGACTGGTTCATTGATAGCCTTATGCGGCATGGCAGTCATCCTGTTTGCGCCAAAACATGGGTAA
- a CDS encoding protein-L-isoaspartate(D-aspartate) O-methyltransferase, with product MNSTLLGIGMTSRRTRERMAKRLLEQGIRNNKVLDVMSRTPRHIFVDEALSSRAYEDTALPIGFNQTISQPYTVAKMTELLLEFGRPGKVLEIGTGCGYQTAILAQLVDHVYTVERILPLHKKAKDHLWSLRLKNISYLHSDGGWGWPEHAPYDGILVAAAPSEIPEMLLEQMAVGGVMIIPIGRGDRQELQRVFRTENGYEIEELEPVTFVPFLAGRE from the coding sequence ATGAATTCCACCTTGCTAGGCATCGGCATGACTTCGCGGCGGACCCGTGAACGGATGGCCAAGCGCCTGCTCGAACAGGGCATCCGCAACAATAAAGTGCTGGATGTGATGAGCCGGACGCCGCGGCATATTTTTGTGGACGAAGCGTTGTCGAGCCGAGCTTATGAGGATACGGCGCTGCCGATCGGTTTCAACCAGACCATTTCGCAGCCTTATACCGTCGCCAAGATGACCGAATTGCTGCTCGAATTCGGGCGTCCCGGCAAGGTGCTGGAAATCGGGACCGGCTGCGGCTACCAGACCGCGATTCTGGCGCAGCTGGTCGATCATGTGTACACGGTCGAACGGATTCTGCCGCTGCATAAGAAGGCCAAGGACCACTTATGGAGCCTGAGGCTGAAAAATATCAGCTATCTGCACAGCGACGGCGGCTGGGGCTGGCCGGAGCACGCGCCGTATGACGGGATTCTGGTGGCGGCGGCGCCTTCCGAAATTCCCGAAATGCTGCTCGAACAAATGGCGGTCGGCGGCGTGATGATCATCCCGATCGGGCGCGGCGACAGACAGGAACTGCAGCGGGTGTTCAGGACCGAGAACGGCTATGAGATTGAAGAACTGGAACCGGTGACCTTCGTGCCGTTTCTGGCCGGCCGGGAGTGA
- the surE gene encoding 5'/3'-nucleotidase SurE, with the protein MHILLSNDDGYLAEGLVALAGALRPYADISVVAPDRNRSAASNSLTLEMPLRAHVADNGFIKVDGTPTDCVHLAITGLLEPEPDMVFAGINHGANLGDDVLYSGTVAAATEGRFLGLPAVAISLACNEEPQHFETAAEVAVVLLKRLVDRPLPRDTLLNVNVPDVAPEDIQGYRATRLGQRHKSEPVIKQRDPRGRSIYWIGPPGAEQDAGPGTDFHAVSMGFVSITPLQLDLTWYDRINMVRNWLSGEVCA; encoded by the coding sequence ATGCATATTTTGTTGAGTAACGACGACGGTTATCTGGCCGAAGGACTCGTCGCGCTGGCCGGCGCCTTGCGTCCCTATGCCGATATCTCGGTCGTGGCGCCCGATCGCAATCGCAGCGCGGCCAGCAATTCGCTGACCCTGGAAATGCCGCTCCGCGCGCACGTGGCCGACAACGGCTTCATCAAGGTCGACGGCACGCCGACCGATTGCGTGCACTTGGCCATCACGGGGCTCCTGGAGCCGGAACCGGACATGGTGTTCGCGGGAATCAACCACGGCGCGAATCTGGGCGACGATGTCCTGTATTCGGGCACGGTCGCCGCAGCCACCGAAGGGCGCTTTCTGGGCTTGCCGGCGGTGGCGATTTCGCTGGCCTGCAACGAAGAGCCGCAGCATTTCGAAACGGCGGCCGAGGTGGCGGTGGTGCTGTTGAAGCGCCTCGTCGACAGGCCGTTGCCGCGCGATACTCTGCTGAACGTGAACGTGCCGGACGTCGCGCCCGAAGATATTCAGGGCTACCGGGCGACCCGGCTGGGCCAGCGCCACAAGTCGGAACCGGTCATTAAACAGCGGGATCCGCGCGGACGGTCGATTTATTGGATAGGCCCGCCCGGCGCGGAGCAGGACGCGGGGCCGGGGACCGATTTTCACGCCGTCAGCATGGGATTTGTCTCGATCACGCCGCTGCAATTGGATTTGACTTGGTACGATAGAATCAATATGGTCAGAAACTGGCTTTCCGGGGAGGTTTGCGCATGA
- a CDS encoding Smr/MutS family protein yields MRKGQFGLDAEIDLHGLTSEEAKRQLLIFLQRAVIDGCRCVLIIHGKGYRSPDNLPVLKTA; encoded by the coding sequence ATGCGCAAGGGCCAGTTCGGGCTGGACGCCGAAATCGACCTGCACGGCCTGACCAGCGAGGAAGCGAAGCGTCAGCTCTTGATATTCCTGCAACGCGCGGTGATCGATGGCTGCCGTTGCGTACTGATCATTCACGGCAAGGGCTACCGTTCGCCCGACAATCTGCCGGTTCTGAAAACAGCCTGA
- a CDS encoding tRNA pseudouridine(13) synthase TruD: protein MDDRLQLRFSLPAGSYATALLREVIDWND, encoded by the coding sequence TTGGATGACCGGCTGCAGTTACGCTTTTCGCTGCCCGCCGGCAGTTATGCGACGGCGCTGCTGCGCGAGGTGATCGATTGGAATGATTGA